From a single Elgaria multicarinata webbii isolate HBS135686 ecotype San Diego chromosome 18, rElgMul1.1.pri, whole genome shotgun sequence genomic region:
- the DUSP18 gene encoding dual specificity protein phosphatase 18, which yields MNTAFGAIPILFRHPSVYGLSRITNSLFISNGEAANNKMFLYANQITTVINVSVEVVNTYFPDIYYIHVPVTDSPASRLYDFFDPVADKIHAVELNQGRTLVHCVAGVSRSAALCIAFLMKYHTMSLANAHAWVKSCRPIIRPNIGFWQQLIQYEQKLFGKTSVRMVRSPLGVIPDLYENEVRVMIAL from the coding sequence ATGAATACAGCGTTTGGAGCCATCCCTATCCTATTCAGGCACCCGTCTGTCTACGGCCTGTCCCGGATCACCAACAGCCTGTTCATCAGCAATGGGGAAGCCGCCAACAATAAGATGTTCCTCTATGCCAACCAAATCACCACTGTCATTAATGTTTCTGTGGAGGTGGTCAACACCTATTTCCCAGACATTTACTACATACACGTCCCCGTAACGGACTCCCCCGCATCTCGTCTTTACGACTTCTTTGACCCTGTAGCCGATAAGATCCACGCCGTGGAATTAAACCAAGGCAGGACGCTGGTGCACTGTGTTGCAGGTGTCAGCCGGTCCGCCGCTCTTTGCATAGCCTTCCTGATGAAGTACCATACCATGTCTCTGGCAAATGCACATGCCTGGGTCAAATCCTGCCGTCCTATCATCCGGCCAAACATTGGCTTCTGGCAGCAGCTCATCCAGTACGAACAAAAACTCTTTGGGAAAACCAGTGTCAGGATGGTCCGCTCTCCGCTGGGGGTGATTCCAGACCTCTATGAAAATGAAGTCAGAGTAATGATCGCCTTGTGA